Proteins from a single region of Caloramator sp. E03:
- a CDS encoding 4Fe-4S binding protein, whose protein sequence is MDLSTSIGGISLKNPIMPASGPLVSSYEKMIALEKMGVSCIVSKTISKEAAKVPRPCIIGDNNSIYNAELWSEYPFEFWLSDILPKLKKNLKVPLIISAGYTKEDMEFLIPRLDEFADAFEISTHYIGKELNVIGDTVKTITNLTKKPVFIKISPHITDVLEFARVVRENKAAGIVAINSLGPGMKIDLKNRRVLVGNDKGELWISGPSIKPIALAIINRIKRFMPDFTVIGVGGIKNAEDVLEFLLAGADAVQILSSAMLMGKQIYEKIIEDLPIALEKYNFSSVKDVIKTSLEIPLVKFEPSYPKIDKNKCILCGLCEKICPYFALNVDKEVYIDYKKCFGCGLCQSKCPAKAISAVF, encoded by the coding sequence ATGGATTTAAGTACAAGTATAGGAGGTATAAGTTTAAAAAACCCTATTATGCCAGCATCAGGACCACTTGTTTCAAGCTATGAAAAGATGATTGCTCTTGAAAAAATGGGAGTTTCATGTATAGTATCAAAGACTATATCAAAGGAAGCTGCAAAGGTTCCAAGACCATGTATTATAGGTGATAATAACAGCATATATAATGCAGAGTTATGGTCTGAATATCCTTTTGAATTTTGGTTAAGTGATATTTTGCCAAAGTTAAAGAAAAACCTTAAGGTACCTTTGATAATAAGCGCTGGCTATACTAAGGAAGATATGGAATTCTTGATTCCAAGGCTTGATGAATTTGCAGATGCCTTTGAAATATCAACCCATTATATAGGCAAGGAACTTAATGTTATTGGTGATACTGTAAAGACAATAACTAACCTTACTAAAAAGCCAGTTTTTATAAAAATAAGTCCTCATATTACAGATGTTCTGGAATTTGCAAGAGTGGTTAGGGAAAATAAAGCTGCTGGTATTGTTGCTATAAACTCCTTAGGTCCTGGAATGAAAATAGATTTAAAAAATAGAAGGGTTTTAGTTGGAAACGATAAAGGAGAACTTTGGATTTCAGGGCCTTCTATAAAGCCAATAGCCCTTGCAATAATAAATAGGATAAAGAGGTTTATGCCTGATTTTACTGTAATTGGAGTGGGAGGAATAAAAAACGCAGAGGATGTTTTAGAGTTTCTTCTTGCAGGAGCAGACGCTGTTCAGATTTTATCCTCTGCAATGCTAATGGGGAAGCAGATATATGAAAAGATAATTGAAGATCTGCCTATAGCCCTTGAAAAATACAATTTTAGTAGTGTAAAGGATGTTATTAAAACTTCCCTTGAAATACCTTTAGTTAAATTTGAGCCAAGCTATCCTAAAATTGATAAAAACAAATGTATTCTCTGTGGATTATGTGAAAAAATTTGCCCTTATTTTGCGTTAAATGTGGATAAAGAAGTTTATATTGATTATAAAAAATGCTTTGGATGCGGTCTTTGTCAGTCTAAATGCCCTGCAAAGGCTATATCGGCAGTTTTTTAA
- a CDS encoding nucleotidyltransferase family protein has product MKIDGVILAAGFSTRANTFKMTLEFKGKTILENVIDNMSLYVDRIIIVGGYRIEEIEKIVKRYEKVELIFNDKYEEGMFSSIKKGISKVSGDKFFLTPGDYPLIKPFVYKKLLECEEDIAIPVYNGKRGHPILINSRLIDNIYNPKYTNLREFIKDNNVQFIDVDCIGIIKDIDTMEDYREALNLNDKGG; this is encoded by the coding sequence TTGAAAATAGATGGAGTAATACTTGCAGCAGGTTTTTCAACAAGGGCTAATACTTTTAAAATGACTTTGGAATTTAAAGGTAAGACCATATTAGAAAATGTCATAGATAATATGAGTTTATATGTTGATAGAATAATCATTGTTGGAGGATATAGGATTGAGGAAATAGAGAAAATAGTCAAAAGATATGAAAAGGTTGAACTTATATTTAATGATAAATATGAAGAGGGTATGTTTAGTTCTATAAAGAAAGGGATATCTAAGGTAAGTGGAGATAAATTCTTTTTAACGCCAGGGGATTACCCTTTAATTAAGCCCTTTGTATATAAAAAGCTTTTGGAATGTGAAGAGGATATTGCAATTCCCGTATATAATGGAAAGAGGGGGCATCCAATCCTTATAAATAGCAGGCTAATAGATAATATTTATAATCCAAAATATACAAATTTAAGAGAATTTATAAAGGATAATAATGTTCAATTTATTGATGTTGACTGCATTGGTATTATTAAGGATATTGATACAATGGAGGATTATAGGGAAGCATTAAATCTTAACGACAAGGGGGGATAA
- a CDS encoding xanthine dehydrogenase family protein molybdopterin-binding subunit, producing MIRDIGEPIKRVDAKSKISGDEKYTCDVIFKDMLYAKTLRSREVRAKIKSIKYPDLTEGYYIIDKNDVPKLNRVKILKYDMPIFADGVVNYLGEPIAIVVGKDKKVIEDIISKIEVEYEKIEPILSIEEGLCTKQPIYGDNNLFADYKYCKGNIDDAKKRAAYVFEGEYETGYQEQFYLETQGVIATFEDDKVTVYGSMQCPYYIKNALLECLGFDEDKVRVVQFATGGGFGGKEDYPSLIAAQAACAAIKTKKPVKIVYDRDEDIEFTTKRHPSKIRLKSYLDSEYKIIGMEAEIILDAGAYASLSEVVLQRAMFAISGVYNIENLCVKGKAVATNKAISGAFRGFGAPQAFFAIEMHIEHTAKNFKIDPLEFKVKHLIKKGDKSSTGGIFREEVRLKEMIDKALEMSSYNEKKIKFKQEKKDGKLKGIGMSLFFHGGGFTGSGERDHIKAKVKLVKDEETVEILVSNVEMGQGASTTLRKIVAYTLNLPIEKIIFNNPDTDKVPDSGPTVASRTTVIVGQILKVASENLKKRWNEGKRVEIEESFKYPEEYFWDGENFIGDAYTSYSFGVNVAEVEVDPITYECTINNFYAVYDIGKAIDERIVKGQIDGGIVQGLGYGGIEVMENIDGRFKQRTSSDYIIPTSMDVPNIYSHLLCEPFKYGPYGAKALGELPIVGAAPAYALAIEDALDIDICSIPVRPEKILEVKKYGK from the coding sequence TTGATAAGGGATATAGGAGAACCTATTAAAAGGGTTGATGCTAAGTCAAAGATATCTGGAGATGAGAAATATACCTGTGATGTAATTTTTAAAGATATGCTCTATGCAAAGACTTTAAGGTCAAGGGAAGTTAGGGCAAAAATAAAGTCGATAAAATACCCTGATCTTACAGAGGGTTATTATATAATAGATAAAAATGATGTGCCAAAGCTAAACAGAGTTAAAATATTAAAATATGATATGCCAATTTTTGCTGATGGGGTAGTAAATTATTTAGGAGAGCCAATAGCAATAGTAGTTGGTAAAGATAAAAAGGTGATAGAGGATATAATTTCAAAGATAGAGGTTGAATATGAAAAGATAGAACCTATACTTTCAATAGAAGAGGGGCTTTGCACAAAACAACCAATATATGGTGATAACAACCTGTTTGCAGATTATAAGTATTGTAAAGGGAATATTGATGATGCAAAAAAGAGGGCAGCTTATGTATTTGAGGGAGAATATGAGACGGGTTATCAGGAGCAGTTTTACTTAGAAACACAGGGGGTTATAGCGACCTTTGAGGATGATAAAGTTACGGTTTATGGTTCTATGCAATGTCCTTACTATATTAAAAATGCTCTTTTAGAATGTCTTGGATTTGATGAGGATAAAGTAAGGGTTGTTCAGTTTGCAACAGGAGGAGGTTTTGGAGGGAAAGAGGACTATCCTTCTTTAATAGCAGCACAGGCTGCCTGTGCTGCTATTAAGACTAAAAAGCCTGTAAAAATTGTTTACGATAGGGATGAAGATATAGAATTTACAACAAAAAGGCATCCTTCAAAGATAAGGCTTAAAAGCTATCTTGATTCAGAATATAAAATAATAGGTATGGAAGCAGAAATAATACTTGATGCTGGAGCCTATGCAAGTTTATCAGAGGTTGTTCTTCAAAGAGCTATGTTTGCAATAAGTGGGGTATATAATATTGAAAACCTTTGCGTAAAGGGAAAGGCAGTTGCAACTAATAAGGCAATTAGTGGTGCTTTTAGAGGCTTTGGAGCACCACAGGCTTTCTTTGCAATTGAAATGCATATAGAGCATACGGCAAAGAATTTTAAAATTGATCCTTTGGAGTTTAAGGTAAAGCATCTTATAAAAAAAGGGGATAAATCCTCAACAGGAGGAATATTTAGAGAAGAGGTAAGGCTAAAAGAGATGATAGATAAAGCTTTAGAAATGTCATCCTACAATGAGAAGAAGATAAAATTTAAACAGGAAAAAAAAGATGGTAAATTAAAGGGAATAGGAATGAGCCTTTTCTTTCATGGAGGTGGATTTACTGGAAGTGGAGAGAGGGATCATATTAAGGCAAAGGTTAAACTTGTTAAAGATGAAGAAACTGTTGAAATACTTGTTTCAAATGTTGAGATGGGACAAGGTGCCTCAACAACTCTTAGAAAAATAGTAGCCTACACTCTTAACTTACCAATTGAAAAGATAATATTTAATAACCCTGATACTGATAAAGTCCCAGATTCTGGACCTACTGTTGCATCAAGGACAACGGTTATAGTAGGACAGATTTTAAAGGTAGCTTCAGAAAATTTAAAGAAAAGATGGAATGAGGGTAAAAGAGTTGAGATAGAAGAGAGCTTTAAATATCCTGAAGAATATTTTTGGGATGGTGAGAATTTTATAGGGGATGCATATACATCCTATTCCTTTGGGGTAAATGTTGCAGAGGTTGAAGTTGATCCTATAACTTATGAGTGTACTATTAATAACTTTTATGCAGTTTATGATATAGGAAAAGCAATAGATGAAAGGATAGTAAAGGGACAAATAGATGGAGGTATTGTTCAGGGCCTTGGCTATGGAGGAATTGAAGTTATGGAAAATATAGATGGAAGATTTAAACAAAGAACAAGTTCTGATTATATAATCCCTACATCGATGGATGTTCCAAATATTTATAGCCATCTTTTATGTGAGCCTTTTAAATATGGTCCTTATGGTGCAAAGGCTCTCGGAGAATTACCTATTGTTGGGGCAGCTCCAGCTTATGCTCTTGCCATTGAAGATGCTTTAGACATTGATATATGCAGTATACCTGTAAGGCCAGAGAAGATTTTGGAGGTAAAAAAATATGGAAAGTAA
- a CDS encoding FAD binding domain-containing protein, which translates to MLFLKIKNFFRAESLKDAYEALTNGGTILGGGAFLHLLDNEVEIAVDLSRLNLNYILEKEDVIEIGSYTTLKEIEDSSILSSYFNGILSKAASVIAGVQVRNIATIGGCIGGCYGFSDILTCLLALDAKVQLYNRGIVSMEEFIENKDTKDIIVKVIIKKDEKKASFLSMRNSYTDFSMLNVAVSNLKGGIKIAVGARPLVASYAYKAMDYLKENGLNDETIKRAGEIARDTLNFGSDIRASSEYRKELCSVLVRRGLEEVI; encoded by the coding sequence GTGCTTTTTTTGAAAATAAAAAATTTTTTCAGGGCAGAGAGTCTTAAAGATGCTTATGAAGCATTAACTAATGGAGGTACTATACTTGGAGGAGGAGCTTTTTTACATCTTTTAGATAATGAAGTTGAAATTGCTGTTGACCTTTCAAGATTAAATCTAAACTATATATTAGAAAAAGAAGATGTAATTGAGATAGGCTCCTATACAACGTTAAAAGAAATAGAAGATAGTAGTATCCTTTCATCATATTTTAATGGAATACTATCAAAAGCAGCATCAGTTATAGCTGGGGTACAGGTTAGGAATATTGCAACTATAGGGGGATGTATAGGAGGATGCTATGGCTTTTCTGACATTTTAACTTGCCTTTTGGCCCTTGATGCAAAGGTTCAGTTATATAATAGAGGAATAGTTTCCATGGAAGAATTTATTGAAAATAAAGATACAAAGGATATTATTGTAAAAGTAATAATTAAAAAGGATGAAAAAAAAGCTTCGTTTTTAAGTATGAGAAACAGCTATACTGATTTTTCCATGTTAAATGTTGCAGTTTCAAACTTAAAAGGAGGTATAAAAATAGCCGTTGGAGCAAGACCTCTTGTAGCTTCTTATGCATATAAGGCAATGGATTATTTAAAAGAGAATGGTTTGAATGATGAAACAATAAAAAGGGCAGGAGAAATAGCAAGGGATACATTAAACTTTGGAAGTGATATCAGGGCTTCAAGTGAATATAGAAAGGAGCTTTGCAGCGTTCTTGTAAGAAGGGGACTTGAGGAGGTGATATAG
- a CDS encoding FAD binding domain-containing protein: MVKAYKPSCLKDALEIINNKKCLLFAGGTDIMIKKKSFYSAEYNFENVLFLHSIDELKGIVSENSYIKIGSCCTLSYIVQSKLIPKTFKDVVESMASPAIRNVATIGGNICNASPAGDTLPYLYAVNAILTLESLSGKREVYIGDFIKGPKIIDIKNDEILTEVKIPVEDFDISIFKKVGTRKSTALSKVSFVGLAKKKNLKDIRIAFGAVGPTVVRSREIEEKIINMDIKDIHKIIDMYSNIITPIDDQRSTSLYRKEVSLRLLENFLLSFK; encoded by the coding sequence ATGGTAAAGGCATATAAACCTTCATGTTTAAAAGATGCATTAGAAATTATAAACAATAAAAAATGTTTACTCTTTGCTGGTGGAACGGACATTATGATAAAGAAAAAGAGTTTTTATAGTGCTGAATATAACTTTGAAAACGTACTCTTCTTGCATTCTATAGATGAATTAAAGGGTATAGTGAGTGAAAATAGTTATATTAAAATAGGATCTTGTTGCACATTAAGTTATATAGTACAAAGTAAACTAATACCTAAAACTTTTAAAGATGTGGTAGAGTCTATGGCATCTCCTGCTATAAGGAATGTTGCAACAATAGGAGGCAATATTTGTAATGCATCTCCAGCTGGAGATACTCTACCTTATCTTTATGCTGTAAATGCTATTTTAACACTTGAGAGTTTAAGCGGCAAAAGAGAGGTTTATATTGGAGATTTTATAAAAGGACCTAAGATAATAGATATAAAAAATGATGAAATATTAACTGAAGTTAAGATACCTGTTGAAGATTTTGATATTTCTATATTTAAAAAGGTTGGTACAAGAAAATCAACAGCTTTGTCAAAGGTTTCCTTTGTAGGACTTGCAAAGAAAAAAAACTTAAAGGATATAAGGATTGCCTTTGGAGCCGTTGGTCCAACAGTTGTGAGAAGTAGGGAGATTGAAGAGAAAATAATTAATATGGATATAAAAGATATTCATAAAATAATTGATATGTATAGCAATATAATTACTCCTATCGATGATCAAAGGTCTACTTCATTATATAGAAAAGAGGTATCCTTAAGACTTCTTGAAAACTTTTTATTGTCTTTTAAATAA
- a CDS encoding amidohydrolase family protein — MKALINANIYDFMNFQKNKYILFDNKIEEIGDMKDFKYKEEAYDCKDSIVMPGLINCHTHVYSTFARGMNMPFNPKNFMDILYQLWWKLDGNLDKEAIYFSGLIYGIDCLKCGVTTIIDHHASGLYIRGSLMELKKSLCDYLGLRGIFCFESSDRFNIDECIEENIEFCKKASDKHCGVFGMHASLSLNDKSLNKISKAIENTPIHVHVAESIDDVLDCYKKYGKSIVERLDSFNLLKENSILAHCVHINEKEAQIISERNCYVVLNPTSNMNNAVGVSNYDVLRENNIKCMIGNDGLGANITRDYLNISFAMKNRLKSPTKFSLEDLKNVINNGYEYVSKMLGIKIGRIEKGYCADMIVVPYNPPTPIDESNILGHVFYGMFDNFHPRYVWIDGNCLLKDYNLTFDETDIYEKSKEQAQKVWRRIEN, encoded by the coding sequence TTGAAGGCTTTAATAAATGCTAACATCTATGATTTTATGAATTTTCAAAAAAATAAATATATATTATTTGATAATAAAATAGAGGAAATAGGTGATATGAAGGATTTTAAATACAAAGAGGAGGCTTATGACTGTAAAGATTCTATAGTTATGCCAGGGCTTATAAATTGTCATACTCATGTTTATTCTACCTTTGCAAGGGGAATGAACATGCCTTTTAATCCAAAGAACTTTATGGATATACTTTATCAGCTTTGGTGGAAGCTTGATGGAAATCTTGATAAGGAGGCAATATATTTTAGTGGACTTATCTATGGCATTGATTGTCTAAAGTGTGGGGTAACTACGATAATAGATCATCATGCAAGTGGCCTTTATATAAGGGGAAGCCTAATGGAACTTAAAAAATCATTATGCGATTATTTAGGGTTAAGAGGGATATTTTGCTTTGAAAGCAGTGATAGGTTTAATATAGATGAATGTATTGAAGAGAATATTGAATTTTGCAAGAAAGCCTCGGACAAGCACTGTGGAGTATTTGGTATGCATGCATCTTTAAGTTTGAATGATAAAAGCTTAAATAAAATATCTAAAGCTATAGAGAATACTCCAATACATGTACATGTTGCTGAGAGCATAGATGATGTATTGGACTGTTATAAGAAATATGGTAAATCGATAGTTGAAAGACTTGATAGCTTTAATCTTTTAAAGGAGAATTCTATTTTAGCTCATTGCGTGCATATAAATGAAAAGGAAGCACAGATAATATCTGAAAGGAATTGCTATGTTGTATTAAATCCTACTTCCAATATGAACAATGCGGTCGGGGTTTCTAATTACGATGTACTAAGAGAAAATAACATAAAGTGTATGATTGGCAATGATGGCCTTGGGGCAAATATTACAAGGGATTATCTTAATATATCATTTGCTATGAAAAATAGATTGAAAAGCCCTACTAAATTTTCATTGGAGGATTTAAAAAATGTTATAAATAATGGATACGAATATGTTTCAAAAATGCTTGGTATAAAAATAGGGAGAATAGAAAAGGGTTATTGTGCGGATATGATAGTAGTGCCCTATAATCCACCAACTCCAATTGATGAATCCAATATATTAGGACATGTTTTTTATGGAATGTTTGATAATTTCCATCCCAGGTATGTATGGATAGATGGTAATTGTCTTTTAAAGGATTACAATCTTACCTTTGATGAAACTGATATATATGAAAAATCAAAAGAACAGGCCCAAAAGGTTTGGAGAAGGATAGAAAATTGA
- a CDS encoding (2Fe-2S)-binding protein has product MKIHVRVNEKDREMEIQGSETVYDILKSLNITSVRKSCDTGVCGLCTVLLNGKPIPSCSYLAAKADGCSITTIEGIEEEAERFGKLMNEEGAVQCAYCSPSFVLAVVSMKDNLKSFDDESINRYLAGNLCRCSGYQVHLRAIKRYLGVIE; this is encoded by the coding sequence GTGAAAATACATGTAAGGGTAAACGAAAAGGATAGGGAAATGGAGATTCAAGGAAGTGAAACAGTTTATGATATACTAAAAAGCCTTAACATAACAAGCGTTAGAAAATCCTGTGATACTGGAGTTTGTGGGCTTTGTACTGTACTTTTAAATGGTAAGCCAATACCATCCTGTTCATATCTTGCAGCTAAAGCTGATGGATGTTCAATAACAACTATTGAGGGAATAGAAGAAGAGGCAGAGAGATTTGGAAAACTTATGAATGAAGAAGGTGCTGTTCAATGTGCATACTGTTCCCCTTCCTTTGTACTTGCGGTAGTATCTATGAAAGACAATTTAAAGAGCTTTGACGATGAGAGTATAAATAGATATCTTGCAGGTAACCTTTGCAGATGCTCAGGGTATCAAGTACATTTAAGAGCAATTAAAAGGTATTTAGGGGTGATAGAATGA
- a CDS encoding (2Fe-2S)-binding protein has translation MESKIRFILNGEGVEVKCSPLKRLLDVLREDFNLLGVKEGCGKGECGACSVLIDGELINSCIYPIAMVENKSVVTIEGFRKTKKFEILSKAYEDVGAVQCGFCTPGMIMASEALLSKIPNPSDKNIREALSGNLCRCTGYNMIVEAIKLAAKRGEGIW, from the coding sequence ATGGAAAGTAAAATAAGATTTATTTTAAATGGTGAGGGAGTAGAAGTTAAATGTAGTCCTCTAAAAAGGCTTTTAGATGTTTTAAGGGAAGATTTCAATCTTTTAGGAGTTAAAGAAGGTTGTGGAAAAGGGGAATGTGGTGCATGTTCTGTTTTAATTGATGGTGAGCTTATAAATTCCTGCATATATCCTATTGCAATGGTTGAGAACAAATCGGTTGTTACAATTGAAGGTTTCAGAAAAACTAAAAAATTTGAAATATTAAGCAAAGCTTATGAGGATGTTGGGGCAGTACAATGTGGCTTTTGTACTCCAGGGATGATAATGGCTTCTGAAGCTCTTTTGAGTAAAATACCAAATCCTTCTGATAAAAATATAAGGGAAGCTCTTTCAGGTAATCTTTGTAGGTGCACTGGATATAACATGATTGTAGAGGCTATAAAGCTTGCAGCTAAAAGAGGTGAAGGGATATGGTAA
- a CDS encoding xanthine dehydrogenase family protein molybdopterin-binding subunit, with amino-acid sequence MKEVKKSTPKIEGMGLIKGRPAYTMDFVPSNSLVIKILRSPYPFARIKNINTEKAEKLPKVACVLTFKSVPRNIVTRAGQGYPEPSPHDKFILDEYVRYVGDEVAVVAAEDEKTAIEALNLIEVDYEVLEPVLDFEKAEGNPSIIHPEKECHEMFPIGYNPSKNIAAEYNMEFGDVDEVLKRCEYVVEETYYTQPQAHVAMEPHCCFAYMDIQGRINIVSSTQTPYHVRRIVAEALSIPIEKIRVIKPRIGGGYGGKQALHGEFYVALVTLKTGRPAKLEYTRQEVFEATYTRHPMKIEVKMGADKNGNIKAIDMHILSNTGAYAEHALTVFMVAGSKTLPLYNKAEAVRFGGKVVYTNHTPAGAFRGYGAVQGNFALESTVDKLAQKCGIDPVDFRAMNMIKEKETSPIFKIMGEGTEGVDMIVESCKLDYCLERAVQLSGYKKKDKRAKKNNKVRGIGCAIAMQGSGIPAIDMGSALIKLNDQGFFNLLVGATDIGTGSDTILAQIAAEALGVSVDKIVVYSSDTDLTPFDCGAYASSTTYVSGNAVKKAAEKMKSIIIEEGAKVLEKEVYDVEFDGNIIKTKDGEKQITLKDLSTNLFYSKNQKQLAVCESFCGEVSPPPFLAAFAEVEVDIETGKVDLIDYTAVVDCGTPINPALARVQVEGGIVQGIGMAMFEDVKYSTNGKLLNNSLLTYRIPSRLDVGKITVEFADSFETTGPYGAKSVGEIGIDTPPAAIANAIYNAVGVRITKLPIKPEDVLKALKEKER; translated from the coding sequence ATGAAAGAGGTAAAAAAGTCAACTCCAAAGATAGAAGGAATGGGACTCATAAAAGGAAGGCCAGCCTATACAATGGATTTTGTTCCTTCAAACAGCCTTGTAATTAAAATATTAAGGAGTCCCTATCCCTTTGCAAGGATTAAAAATATTAATACTGAAAAGGCAGAAAAACTTCCTAAAGTTGCTTGCGTATTAACATTTAAAAGTGTTCCAAGAAATATAGTAACAAGGGCAGGTCAAGGTTATCCAGAGCCTTCACCGCATGATAAATTTATACTTGATGAGTATGTAAGATATGTTGGTGATGAAGTTGCTGTTGTCGCAGCAGAAGATGAGAAGACAGCTATAGAGGCTTTAAATTTAATTGAGGTTGATTATGAAGTTTTAGAGCCTGTTCTTGATTTTGAAAAGGCTGAAGGGAATCCTTCAATTATTCATCCTGAAAAGGAATGCCACGAGATGTTTCCAATAGGATATAATCCATCTAAAAATATAGCTGCTGAATATAATATGGAATTTGGAGATGTAGATGAAGTATTAAAGCGTTGCGAATATGTTGTAGAAGAAACATATTATACTCAGCCTCAGGCTCATGTTGCTATGGAGCCTCACTGTTGCTTTGCTTATATGGACATACAAGGAAGGATAAATATAGTTTCTTCAACTCAAACGCCTTATCATGTAAGAAGGATAGTAGCAGAGGCTCTTTCTATTCCCATTGAGAAAATAAGAGTGATAAAGCCTAGAATTGGAGGAGGATACGGAGGTAAACAAGCTCTTCATGGGGAATTTTATGTAGCTCTTGTTACATTAAAAACGGGAAGACCAGCAAAACTTGAGTATACAAGGCAGGAGGTTTTTGAAGCAACCTATACAAGGCATCCTATGAAGATAGAAGTTAAAATGGGTGCCGATAAAAATGGCAATATTAAAGCTATTGATATGCATATACTTTCAAATACAGGTGCTTATGCAGAACATGCACTAACTGTATTTATGGTTGCTGGATCTAAGACTCTCCCTCTTTATAATAAAGCAGAGGCAGTAAGGTTTGGAGGAAAAGTTGTATACACAAATCATACTCCTGCTGGAGCATTTAGAGGATATGGTGCTGTACAGGGAAACTTTGCCCTTGAATCAACAGTTGACAAGCTTGCGCAAAAATGTGGAATTGATCCGGTAGATTTTAGAGCAATGAATATGATTAAAGAAAAGGAAACATCTCCAATATTTAAAATAATGGGGGAAGGTACTGAAGGAGTTGACATGATAGTTGAAAGCTGTAAACTTGATTATTGCTTAGAAAGGGCAGTTCAGCTTAGCGGCTATAAGAAAAAAGATAAACGGGCTAAGAAAAATAATAAAGTTAGAGGTATAGGATGTGCTATTGCGATGCAGGGTTCTGGAATACCTGCAATAGATATGGGTTCTGCACTTATAAAGTTAAACGATCAGGGTTTTTTCAATCTATTAGTTGGTGCAACAGATATAGGTACAGGCAGTGATACTATACTTGCTCAAATTGCTGCTGAGGCTTTAGGAGTTTCAGTTGATAAAATAGTAGTTTATTCCTCAGATACAGATCTTACTCCCTTTGATTGTGGTGCTTATGCATCAAGTACAACTTATGTTTCAGGGAACGCTGTTAAAAAAGCAGCAGAAAAGATGAAAAGTATAATAATTGAAGAAGGAGCGAAGGTACTTGAAAAGGAAGTTTATGATGTTGAGTTTGATGGGAATATAATCAAAACTAAAGATGGAGAAAAGCAAATCACATTAAAGGACCTTTCTACAAATCTTTTCTATAGCAAAAACCAAAAACAGCTTGCTGTATGTGAATCATTTTGCGGTGAGGTTTCTCCTCCACCTTTTTTGGCAGCTTTTGCTGAGGTTGAGGTTGACATTGAAACAGGAAAAGTTGATTTAATAGATTATACTGCAGTAGTAGATTGTGGCACGCCTATAAATCCAGCTCTTGCAAGGGTTCAAGTTGAAGGAGGAATTGTTCAGGGAATTGGTATGGCAATGTTTGAAGATGTAAAATACAGTACTAATGGGAAGCTTTTAAATAACAGCTTATTAACTTATAGAATTCCTTCAAGGCTTGATGTTGGCAAAATAACGGTTGAATTTGCAGATAGTTTTGAAACTACAGGACCTTATGGTGCAAAATCTGTAGGAGAGATTGGAATAGATACTCCCCCAGCAGCTATAGCCAATGCTATATATAATGCAGTAGGTGTTAGGATAACAAAGCTTCCTATAAAACCAGAGGATGTATTAAAGGCATTGAAAGAAAAGGAGAGATAG